The Streptomyces sp. NBC_00691 genome has a segment encoding these proteins:
- a CDS encoding alpha/beta fold hydrolase, with amino-acid sequence MTSAVLPTHHRTVTVRDHEIAYREAGPADAPVVLLLHGFPTSSRMFRDLIPLLADRYRLIAPDHLGFGRSAAPSAADFDYTFAELAALTAEFTDALGLDRFALYIQDYGSPIGLRLALAHPERITAIISQNGNAYEEGLGAEAWAPVLALIEKRTPETEEPVRGIRSLDGIRWQYETGVPAEYRDLLDPDAWHHDAALMARAGQDEIQLGLIADYGSNFALYPAFQEYFRTSRVPLLAVWGEGDQVFVPAGAEAFRRDLPDAEIHLLPTGHFALETHAPRIASLIGDFLARRVPVRP; translated from the coding sequence ATGACGAGCGCCGTGCTGCCGACGCACCATCGCACCGTGACGGTCCGCGACCACGAGATCGCCTACCGGGAGGCCGGGCCCGCCGACGCCCCCGTGGTTCTGCTGCTGCACGGCTTCCCCACCAGTTCGCGCATGTTCCGCGACCTGATCCCGCTCCTCGCCGACCGGTACCGTCTGATCGCCCCCGACCACCTGGGCTTCGGCCGCAGCGCGGCCCCCTCCGCCGCCGACTTCGACTACACCTTCGCCGAACTGGCCGCGCTCACGGCGGAGTTCACCGATGCACTCGGCCTGGACCGGTTCGCGCTCTACATCCAGGACTACGGCTCCCCCATCGGCCTGCGCCTCGCCCTCGCCCACCCGGAGCGGATCACCGCGATCATCAGCCAGAACGGCAACGCGTACGAGGAGGGCCTCGGCGCCGAGGCCTGGGCGCCGGTCCTCGCCCTGATCGAGAAGCGAACCCCCGAGACCGAGGAGCCGGTGCGCGGCATCCGCTCCCTGGACGGCATCCGCTGGCAGTACGAGACGGGCGTGCCGGCCGAGTACCGCGACCTCCTCGACCCCGACGCCTGGCACCACGACGCCGCCCTGATGGCCCGCGCGGGACAGGACGAGATCCAGCTCGGGCTGATCGCCGACTACGGCTCCAACTTCGCCCTCTACCCGGCCTTCCAGGAGTACTTCCGCACCAGCCGGGTCCCGCTCCTCGCGGTCTGGGGCGAAGGCGACCAGGTCTTCGTCCCGGCGGGCGCCGAAGCCTTCCGCCGTGACCTCCCGGACGCCGAGATCCACCTGCTCCCCACGGGCCACTTCGCCCTGGAGACCCACGCACCGCGGATCGCCTCGCTGATCGGCGACTTCCTCGCGCGGCGCGTTCCGGTCAGGCCGTAG
- a CDS encoding PadR family transcriptional regulator: MAADRRSSWLKGVLDLLVLSRLTDGESYGYEIAKALAEAGLGEIKGGTLYPVLNRLEEAGLVEAEFRAAERGPGRRYYRLTTRGREHLATESRDWLRFHRAVETTLHPGGTTA, from the coding sequence ATGGCCGCAGACCGCAGATCCAGCTGGCTCAAGGGAGTCCTCGACCTGCTCGTCCTCTCCCGCCTGACCGACGGCGAGAGTTACGGGTACGAGATCGCCAAGGCGCTCGCCGAGGCGGGTCTCGGCGAGATCAAGGGCGGGACGCTCTATCCCGTACTGAACCGCCTGGAGGAAGCGGGTCTGGTGGAGGCCGAGTTCCGCGCCGCCGAACGCGGCCCGGGACGCCGCTACTACCGGCTCACCACGCGGGGGCGCGAGCACCTCGCCACCGAGAGCCGCGACTGGCTGCGCTTCCACCGCGCCGTCGAGACCACGCTCCACCCAGGGGGAACCACCGCATGA
- a CDS encoding 3-isopropylmalate dehydrogenase, translating to MSHSINLAVIPGDGIGQEVVAQGLKILAAVLPQDVKLETEEYDFGAKRYHATGETLTDADLDSLKKHDAILLGAIGDPSVPSGVLERGFLLKLRFAFDHHVNLRPSKLLPGVATPLAGQPEIDFVVVREGTEGPYTGNGGTIRKGTPHEVATEVSVNTAFGVERVVRDAFARAQARPRKKLTLVHKNNVLTFAGHLWTNIFTKVAAEFPEVTTDYLHVDAATIFLVTDPARFDVIVTDNLFGDIITDLAAAVSGGIGVAASGNINPSGEFPSMFEPVHGSAPDIAGQGKADPTATVLSVALLLRHLGYETEAVRVEEAVAADLTERGDSVRTTDEIGDALAARVAS from the coding sequence ATGTCTCACAGCATCAATCTCGCAGTCATTCCCGGCGACGGCATCGGCCAGGAGGTCGTGGCCCAGGGCCTCAAGATCCTCGCGGCCGTCCTTCCCCAGGACGTGAAGCTGGAGACCGAGGAGTACGACTTCGGCGCCAAGCGCTACCACGCCACCGGTGAGACCCTCACCGACGCCGACCTCGACTCGCTCAAGAAGCACGACGCCATCCTGCTCGGCGCCATCGGCGACCCGTCGGTGCCCTCCGGCGTGCTGGAGCGCGGCTTCCTCCTGAAGCTCCGCTTCGCCTTCGACCACCACGTGAACCTGCGTCCCTCGAAGCTGCTCCCCGGTGTCGCGACCCCGCTCGCCGGGCAGCCCGAGATCGACTTCGTCGTGGTCCGCGAGGGCACCGAAGGCCCGTACACCGGCAACGGCGGCACCATCCGCAAGGGCACTCCACACGAGGTCGCCACCGAGGTCTCGGTCAACACCGCCTTCGGCGTCGAGCGGGTCGTCCGTGACGCCTTCGCCCGTGCCCAGGCCCGCCCGCGCAAGAAGCTCACGCTGGTCCACAAGAACAACGTGCTGACCTTCGCCGGCCACCTGTGGACGAACATCTTCACCAAGGTCGCGGCCGAGTTCCCCGAGGTCACCACCGACTACCTGCACGTCGACGCCGCGACGATCTTCCTCGTCACCGACCCGGCCCGCTTCGACGTGATCGTCACCGACAACCTCTTCGGCGACATCATCACCGACCTCGCCGCGGCCGTCTCCGGCGGCATCGGCGTCGCCGCCTCGGGCAACATCAACCCGAGCGGCGAGTTCCCGTCCATGTTCGAGCCGGTGCACGGCTCCGCACCGGACATCGCGGGTCAGGGCAAGGCCGACCCCACGGCCACCGTCCTCTCCGTCGCGCTCCTGCTGCGCCACCTCGGCTACGAGACCGAGGCCGTCCGGGTCGAGGAGGCCGTCGCGGCCGACCTCACCGAGCGCGGCGACAGCGTCCGCACGACGGACGAGATCGGCGACGCGCTCGCCGCGCGAGTAGCCAGCTGA
- a CDS encoding branched-chain amino acid aminotransferase, translating to MTTPTIELKPSSSPLSAAEREAILANPGFGRHFTDHMVTIRWTEGRGWHDAQLVPYGPLALDPATNVLHYAQEIFEGLKAYRRPDGSVASFRPDANARRFQASARRLAMPELPVETFVEACDVLVQQDKAWVPAHGGEASLYLRPFMIATEVGLGVRPANEYLFVVIASPAGPYFPGGVKPVSIWLSENRVRAVPGGVGDAKTGGNYAASLLAQAEAAEKGCDQVAYLDAVEHKWVEELGGMNLYFVYGNKLVTPTLTGSLLAGITRDSLLKLAADLGLEPEEGRVSIDQWQADSANGTLTEVFACGTAAVITPVGTVKSERGEWRQSDGEPGEVTMKLRDALLAVQTGKAEDVHGWMHELG from the coding sequence ATGACGACGCCCACGATCGAGCTCAAGCCCTCCTCCAGCCCGCTGTCCGCCGCGGAGCGCGAAGCGATCCTGGCCAACCCGGGATTCGGCCGCCACTTCACCGACCACATGGTCACCATCCGGTGGACCGAGGGCCGTGGCTGGCACGACGCCCAGCTCGTGCCGTACGGCCCGCTCGCGCTGGACCCGGCCACCAACGTCCTGCACTACGCGCAGGAGATCTTCGAGGGCCTGAAGGCCTACCGCCGCCCCGACGGCTCGGTCGCCAGCTTCCGTCCCGACGCCAACGCCCGCCGCTTCCAGGCCTCCGCCCGGCGGCTCGCCATGCCCGAGCTGCCCGTCGAGACCTTCGTCGAGGCCTGTGACGTCCTCGTCCAGCAGGACAAGGCGTGGGTCCCGGCGCACGGCGGCGAGGCCTCGCTCTACCTGCGTCCGTTCATGATCGCCACCGAGGTCGGCCTGGGCGTCCGCCCGGCCAACGAGTACCTCTTCGTCGTCATCGCCTCCCCGGCCGGCCCGTACTTCCCCGGCGGCGTGAAGCCCGTCTCCATCTGGCTCTCGGAGAACCGCGTCCGCGCCGTCCCCGGCGGCGTCGGCGACGCCAAGACCGGCGGCAACTACGCGGCCTCGCTGCTCGCGCAGGCAGAGGCCGCCGAGAAGGGCTGCGACCAGGTCGCCTACCTGGACGCCGTGGAGCACAAGTGGGTCGAGGAACTCGGTGGCATGAACCTGTACTTCGTGTACGGGAACAAGCTCGTCACCCCGACGCTCACCGGCTCGCTGCTCGCCGGCATCACCCGTGACTCGCTGCTCAAGCTGGCCGCGGACCTCGGTCTGGAGCCGGAGGAGGGCCGTGTCTCCATCGACCAGTGGCAGGCCGACAGCGCGAACGGCACGCTGACCGAGGTCTTCGCCTGCGGCACCGCCGCCGTGATCACCCCGGTCGGCACGGTCAAGTCCGAGCGGGGCGAGTGGCGGCAGTCGGACGGCGAGCCCGGCGAGGTCACGATGAAGCTGCGCGACGCGCTGCTCGCCGTCCAGACCGGCAAGGCCGAGGACGTCCACGGCTGGATGCACGAGCTGGGCTAG
- a CDS encoding cytosine permease yields MPIEQRGVDTVPEAERTSGPRDLVAILLGSNLCLGVIVFGWLPVSFGLGLWASLTSVVTGTLVGVAVTAPLALVSLRTATNLSTSSGAFFGVRGRLVGSVVGLLLSLGYTALTLWIGGDVMVGTLARLVGLPAGGATHAVVYALLAACTAVAAVYGYRLLLKLSKALAVVMTVLLAIGLLAYAGDFTTAAVPDTPYLLGSFWPTWVLSAVAAGLSGPVAFITLLGDYTRYVSPERHSIRSVRRATCLGLVVGLLVPQLFGTFTALAARGGLDYAGPLVAASPAWYLVPLLVAATAGSVGNAGLMLYSMGLDLDAILPRATRARATLVVAAVATVFVFLGHFASDAQSAMTSFVLLLTAIGTPWAVITLIGHVRCGGSYDPEALQVYNRRSRGGIYWFSAGWHPRATASWAIGAAVGLAAVSTPLYDAPLLALTGGIDCSFVLSGLVGGTLYAILTPNRASGTVTAPEALVRAE; encoded by the coding sequence ATGCCGATCGAACAGCGCGGAGTCGACACCGTCCCCGAGGCCGAACGCACCAGCGGTCCCCGGGATCTCGTCGCGATCCTGCTCGGGTCCAACCTCTGCCTGGGGGTGATCGTCTTCGGCTGGCTCCCGGTCTCCTTCGGGCTCGGGCTCTGGGCCTCGTTGACCTCGGTCGTCACCGGCACCCTCGTCGGCGTCGCCGTCACCGCCCCGCTGGCCCTGGTGTCGCTCCGTACCGCCACCAACCTCTCCACCTCCTCCGGCGCCTTCTTCGGCGTGCGGGGCCGGCTGGTCGGCTCGGTGGTCGGCCTGCTGCTCTCGCTGGGGTACACCGCGCTGACCCTCTGGATCGGCGGCGACGTGATGGTGGGGACGCTCGCCCGGCTGGTCGGCCTGCCGGCCGGCGGTGCCACGCACGCCGTCGTCTACGCGCTGCTCGCCGCCTGCACGGCGGTCGCCGCGGTGTACGGCTACCGGCTGCTGCTCAAGCTGAGCAAGGCGCTCGCCGTCGTCATGACCGTACTCCTGGCCATCGGACTCCTCGCGTACGCCGGGGACTTCACGACCGCGGCGGTGCCGGACACCCCGTACCTGCTCGGCTCGTTCTGGCCGACCTGGGTGCTCTCGGCGGTGGCGGCGGGCCTCAGCGGACCGGTCGCCTTCATCACCCTGCTCGGCGACTACACCCGGTACGTCTCCCCCGAGCGGCACAGCATCCGCTCCGTCCGGCGGGCCACCTGTCTCGGCCTGGTCGTCGGGCTGCTGGTCCCCCAGCTCTTCGGCACGTTCACGGCGCTCGCCGCCCGCGGCGGGCTCGACTACGCGGGACCGCTGGTCGCTGCCTCGCCCGCCTGGTACCTGGTCCCGCTACTCGTCGCGGCCACCGCCGGCTCCGTCGGCAACGCCGGACTGATGCTGTACTCGATGGGCCTCGACCTGGACGCGATCCTGCCCCGGGCCACCCGGGCCCGCGCCACGCTCGTGGTCGCGGCGGTGGCGACGGTCTTCGTCTTCCTCGGCCACTTCGCCTCGGACGCGCAGTCGGCGATGACCTCGTTCGTGCTGCTCCTCACGGCGATCGGCACGCCGTGGGCGGTGATCACCCTGATCGGCCATGTGCGCTGCGGAGGGTCGTACGACCCGGAGGCGCTCCAGGTCTACAACCGGCGCTCGCGCGGCGGGATCTACTGGTTCTCGGCGGGCTGGCACCCGCGCGCCACCGCCTCGTGGGCGATCGGCGCGGCGGTCGGCCTCGCCGCCGTGTCGACGCCGCTGTACGACGCACCGCTGCTCGCCCTGACCGGCGGGATCGACTGCAGCTTCGTGCTGTCGGGGCTCGTGGGCGGCACGCTGTACGCGATCCTGACGCCGAACAGGGCTTCCGGGACCGTCACGGCCCCGGAAGCCCTGGTGCGCGCCGAGTAG
- a CDS encoding agmatine deiminase family protein has protein sequence MTYRMPAEWMPHERTWMAWPSPNPTFTNADELAEARTAWASVARAVRRFEPVTMVVAPGDAESARALVGEDVDLVERDLDDAWMRDIGPTFVTDGTGLAAVDWVFNGWGGQDWARWEHDSKIARHVADAAGVPVLSSPLVNEGGAIHVDGEGTVLLTDTVQLGAGRNPGWTREQVEAEIHAKLGTTKAIWLPHGLTGDYGLYGTQGHVDIVAAFARPGTVLVHSQQDPAHPDYERSRMYAHILRGRTDAQGRPLEVVEIPAPTVLKDEEGDWVDYSYINHYLCNDGVVLCAFDDPHDELAAEIFRRLFPEREVVLVDARTIFAGGGGIHCITQQQPRI, from the coding sequence ATGACCTACCGCATGCCCGCCGAATGGATGCCGCACGAGCGCACCTGGATGGCCTGGCCCAGCCCGAACCCCACCTTCACCAACGCCGACGAACTGGCCGAGGCCCGTACGGCCTGGGCGTCCGTGGCCCGGGCCGTACGCCGCTTCGAGCCGGTCACGATGGTGGTGGCGCCCGGCGACGCCGAGTCGGCCCGCGCCCTCGTGGGTGAGGACGTCGACCTGGTCGAGCGGGATCTCGACGACGCGTGGATGCGGGACATCGGCCCCACCTTCGTCACCGACGGCACCGGACTGGCCGCCGTGGACTGGGTGTTCAACGGCTGGGGCGGCCAGGACTGGGCCCGCTGGGAGCACGACTCGAAGATCGCCCGGCACGTCGCGGACGCGGCGGGAGTCCCCGTCCTCTCCTCGCCCCTCGTGAACGAGGGCGGCGCGATCCACGTCGACGGCGAGGGCACGGTCCTGCTGACCGACACCGTCCAGCTCGGCGCCGGCCGCAACCCCGGGTGGACCCGTGAGCAGGTCGAGGCCGAGATCCACGCCAAGCTGGGTACGACGAAGGCGATCTGGCTCCCGCACGGCCTCACCGGCGACTACGGCCTCTACGGCACCCAGGGCCACGTCGACATCGTCGCCGCCTTCGCCCGCCCCGGCACGGTCCTCGTCCACAGCCAGCAGGACCCGGCCCACCCCGACTATGAGCGCTCCCGGATGTACGCCCACATCCTGCGCGGCCGGACCGACGCCCAGGGCCGCCCCCTGGAGGTCGTCGAGATCCCGGCCCCGACCGTCCTCAAGGACGAGGAGGGCGACTGGGTCGACTACTCGTACATCAACCACTACCTGTGCAACGACGGCGTGGTCCTCTGCGCCTTCGACGACCCGCACGACGAGCTGGCGGCCGAGATCTTCCGCCGCCTCTTCCCGGAACGCGAGGTCGTCCTGGTCGACGCGCGCACGATCTTCGCAGGTGGGGGCGGTATTCACTGCATCACACAGCAGCAGCCGAGGATCTGA
- a CDS encoding TetR/AcrR family transcriptional regulator codes for MGTIAERGLDGLTMAGLGRQVGMSSGHLLYYFRTKDELLLQTLEWSEGRLGAERSALLSRPGTARERLDGYVDVYVPDGPRDPHWILWLEVWNRSQNADADGRIRMAAIEGAWHRDLVAILAEGVSRGEFRAVDPDRFATRTRALLDGFSVHVAVGVPGTGREQVLEHVREFIEQDLLARG; via the coding sequence ATGGGCACCATCGCCGAGCGCGGGCTCGACGGGCTGACCATGGCCGGGCTCGGGCGGCAGGTCGGGATGAGCAGTGGGCACCTGCTCTACTACTTCCGCACCAAGGACGAGCTGCTGCTCCAGACCCTGGAGTGGAGCGAGGGGCGCCTCGGTGCCGAGCGGAGTGCGCTGCTCTCCCGGCCGGGGACCGCGCGCGAGCGGCTCGACGGGTACGTCGACGTGTACGTGCCCGACGGGCCGCGCGATCCCCACTGGATCCTGTGGCTGGAGGTCTGGAACCGGTCCCAGAACGCCGACGCCGACGGCCGGATCCGCATGGCGGCCATCGAGGGGGCCTGGCACCGGGACCTGGTCGCGATCCTGGCCGAGGGCGTCTCACGCGGCGAGTTCCGGGCCGTCGACCCGGACCGCTTCGCCACCCGTACGCGAGCGCTCCTGGACGGTTTCAGCGTGCACGTGGCCGTCGGCGTACCCGGGACCGGCCGGGAGCAAGTCCTGGAGCACGTGCGCGAGTTCATCGAGCAGGACCTGCTGGCGCGAGGGTGA
- a CDS encoding MFS transporter, translating to MGREHWKKIWVGSAGNMVEWFDWFVYASFATYFAGAFFPEGNDTAKLMNTAGIFAVGFFMRPVGGWLLGRVGDRKGRKAALTLTVTLMSASALLIAIAPTYSVAGYGGAAVLLVARLLQGLSVGGEYAASATYLTEASAPEHRGFASSFQYVSMTAGQILGLGLLLVLQHTLSAEALHSWGWRIPFVLGALGAAVVFYLRRTMLETEVYETTADDGVASEQKGTLKALWAHRREAFLVMALTMGGTVAYYTYTTYLTKYLSNSAGLPKQTATLVSFCALIVFACLQPLAGRLSDRIGRRPLLITFAVGSTLLTVPILTMLKHAGSFWPALGLSLLALVVITGYTSINACVKAELFPTGIRALGVALPYALANALFGGTAEYVALWFKDAGIESGFYWYVAGCAAVSLVVYLTMRETRDIDLGRVGTGDAGVPGQRRGQAGGSPERLPVS from the coding sequence ATGGGACGAGAGCACTGGAAGAAGATCTGGGTCGGCTCCGCCGGCAACATGGTCGAGTGGTTCGACTGGTTCGTGTACGCGAGCTTCGCCACCTACTTCGCGGGGGCCTTCTTCCCCGAGGGCAACGACACCGCCAAACTCATGAACACCGCCGGCATCTTCGCCGTCGGCTTCTTCATGCGGCCCGTCGGCGGCTGGCTCCTCGGCCGGGTCGGCGACCGCAAGGGCCGCAAGGCGGCCCTCACCCTCACCGTCACCCTGATGTCCGCCTCCGCGCTGCTCATCGCGATCGCGCCCACCTACTCCGTCGCCGGATACGGCGGCGCCGCGGTCCTCCTGGTCGCCCGGCTCCTCCAGGGGCTCTCCGTCGGCGGCGAGTACGCCGCCAGCGCCACCTACCTCACCGAGGCCTCCGCCCCGGAGCACCGCGGCTTCGCCTCCAGCTTCCAGTACGTGTCGATGACCGCGGGCCAGATCCTCGGCCTCGGGCTGCTGCTCGTCCTCCAGCACACCCTGTCCGCCGAGGCCCTGCACAGCTGGGGCTGGCGCATCCCGTTCGTCCTCGGTGCCCTCGGCGCGGCCGTCGTCTTCTACCTGCGCCGCACGATGCTGGAGACGGAGGTCTACGAGACCACCGCCGACGACGGCGTCGCGAGCGAGCAGAAGGGCACCCTCAAGGCCCTGTGGGCGCACCGGCGCGAGGCGTTCCTCGTCATGGCGCTCACCATGGGCGGGACGGTGGCGTACTACACGTACACCACCTATCTCACCAAGTACCTCTCCAACTCCGCCGGTCTTCCCAAGCAGACCGCGACCCTCGTCTCCTTCTGCGCCCTCATCGTCTTCGCCTGCCTCCAGCCGCTGGCCGGCCGCCTCTCCGACCGCATCGGCCGCCGCCCGCTGCTCATCACCTTCGCGGTGGGCTCCACGCTCCTCACCGTGCCGATCCTGACGATGCTGAAACACGCGGGCTCCTTCTGGCCGGCCCTCGGGCTCTCCCTGCTCGCGCTCGTCGTCATCACCGGCTACACCTCCATCAACGCCTGTGTGAAGGCCGAACTCTTCCCCACCGGCATCCGCGCCCTCGGCGTCGCCCTGCCGTACGCCCTCGCCAACGCGCTCTTCGGCGGCACCGCCGAGTACGTGGCCCTCTGGTTCAAGGACGCGGGCATCGAGTCGGGCTTCTACTGGTACGTGGCCGGCTGTGCGGCCGTGTCCCTGGTCGTCTACCTCACGATGCGGGAGACCAGGGACATCGACCTGGGCCGGGTCGGGACGGGCGACGCCGGGGTGCCCGGGCAGCGGCGCGGCCAGGCGGGAGGCTCGCCGGAGCGGCTCCCCGTGTCATGA
- the cimA gene encoding citramalate synthase — MTTENAESQRLDDSFHVFDTTLRDGAQREGINLTVADKLTIARHLDEFGVGFIEGGWPGANPRDTEFFARARQEIAFKNAELVAFGATRRPGGDAAADPQVKALLDSGAPVITLVAKSHDRHVELALRTTLDENLEMVRDTVSHLVSQGRRVFVDCEHFFDGYKADPDYAKAVVRAAHEAGADVVILCDTNGGMLPAQIQAVVATVLADTGARLGIHAQDDTGCAVANTLAAVDAGATHVQCTANGYGERVGNANLFPVVAALELKYGKKVLPDGALAEMTRISHAIAEVVNLTPSTHQPYVGVSAFAHKAGLHASAIKVDPDLYQHIDPELVGNTMRMLVSDMAGRASIELKGKELGVDLGDDRALIARVVERVKERELQGYTYEAADASFELLLREEVEGRARRYFRTESWRAIVEDRPDGTHANEATVKLWAKGERIVATAEGNGPVNALDRAMRLALERIYPQLAKFELVDYKVRILEGRHGTESTTRVLITTSDGNGEWSTVGVGENVIAASWQALEDAFTYGVLRAGIDPAE; from the coding sequence ATGACCACGGAGAACGCCGAGAGCCAGCGCCTCGACGACAGCTTCCATGTCTTCGACACGACGCTGCGCGACGGGGCGCAGCGTGAAGGCATCAACCTCACCGTCGCGGACAAGCTGACCATCGCCCGGCACCTCGACGAGTTCGGCGTGGGCTTCATCGAGGGCGGCTGGCCCGGAGCCAACCCGCGCGACACGGAGTTCTTCGCCCGCGCCCGCCAGGAGATCGCGTTCAAGAACGCGGAGCTCGTCGCCTTCGGCGCCACCCGCAGACCGGGCGGCGACGCCGCCGCCGACCCGCAGGTCAAGGCTCTCCTCGACTCCGGCGCCCCGGTCATCACGCTCGTCGCCAAGTCCCACGACCGGCACGTCGAGCTCGCCCTGCGCACCACCCTCGACGAGAACCTGGAGATGGTCCGCGACACCGTCTCCCACCTGGTCTCCCAGGGCCGCCGCGTCTTCGTCGACTGTGAGCACTTCTTCGACGGCTACAAGGCCGACCCCGACTACGCCAAGGCCGTCGTCCGCGCCGCGCACGAGGCCGGCGCCGACGTCGTCATCCTCTGCGACACCAACGGCGGCATGCTCCCCGCCCAGATCCAGGCCGTCGTCGCCACCGTCCTCGCCGACACCGGCGCCCGCCTCGGCATCCACGCCCAGGACGACACCGGCTGCGCCGTCGCCAACACGCTGGCCGCCGTCGACGCCGGCGCCACCCACGTGCAGTGCACCGCCAACGGCTACGGCGAGCGGGTCGGCAACGCCAACCTCTTCCCCGTGGTCGCGGCCCTGGAGCTCAAGTACGGCAAGAAGGTGCTGCCGGACGGCGCCCTCGCCGAGATGACCCGGATCTCGCACGCCATCGCCGAGGTCGTCAACCTCACGCCCTCCACCCACCAGCCGTACGTCGGCGTCTCCGCCTTCGCGCACAAGGCCGGGCTCCACGCCTCCGCGATCAAGGTCGACCCCGACCTCTACCAGCACATCGACCCCGAGCTGGTCGGCAACACGATGCGGATGCTGGTCTCCGACATGGCGGGCCGTGCCTCCATCGAACTCAAGGGCAAGGAGCTCGGCGTCGACCTGGGCGACGACCGCGCCCTCATCGCCCGCGTCGTCGAGCGGGTGAAGGAGCGCGAGCTCCAGGGCTACACGTACGAGGCCGCCGACGCCTCCTTCGAGCTGCTGCTGCGCGAGGAGGTCGAGGGCCGGGCCCGCCGCTACTTCCGTACGGAGTCCTGGCGTGCGATCGTCGAGGACCGCCCCGACGGCACCCACGCCAACGAGGCCACCGTGAAGCTCTGGGCCAAGGGCGAGCGGATCGTCGCCACCGCCGAGGGCAACGGCCCCGTCAACGCCCTCGACCGCGCGATGCGCCTCGCCCTGGAGCGGATCTACCCGCAGCTCGCCAAGTTCGAGCTGGTCGACTACAAGGTCCGCATCCTCGAGGGCCGCCACGGCACCGAGTCCACCACCCGCGTCCTGATCACCACCAGCGACGGCAACGGCGAGTGGTCGACGGTCGGCGTCGGCGAGAACGTCATCGCGGCCTCCTGGCAGGCCCTGGAGGACGCCTTCACGTACGGAGTCCTGCGGGCCGGCATCGACCCCGCCGAGTAG
- the dnaN gene encoding DNA polymerase III subunit beta, with translation MEFRIDSGVLTDAVAWAARVLPARSPMPVLGGLLLEAADGRLRVSGLDHEASARIEVEADTDVEGSALVLGRRLLDICKVLPRGVTGLAVEGARLSVTSGDARFGLSLLPLDDYPAPPALPEVRGLVDGDAFASAVGQVAVAAGRDDSLPVLTGIRLALDGTTMTLAATDRYRYAVRTLEWRPEADGGEPADVVVPARRLTEIARSLTGTGPARLALDSGSIGFESDGLRTTTRLLDGRLPRHDKLFTLGEHALAATDRVPLTEAVKRVAVVAEGDSPVQLTFTPRSIHLRAGYEDDVASQHLPATLTGPETLTVAFNPGYLLDALTTLDSPEVHFRLLGPGQRALLTDGPEPAHRHLLMSVKPLV, from the coding sequence ATGGAATTCCGTATCGACAGCGGCGTGTTGACCGATGCCGTGGCCTGGGCCGCGCGCGTCCTGCCGGCCCGCTCCCCCATGCCCGTCCTCGGCGGTCTGCTCCTGGAGGCGGCGGACGGCCGGCTGCGGGTCTCCGGCCTCGACCACGAGGCCTCGGCCCGGATCGAGGTCGAGGCCGACACGGACGTCGAGGGCAGCGCCCTGGTCCTGGGCCGGCGGCTGCTCGACATCTGCAAGGTGCTCCCCCGGGGCGTCACCGGGCTCGCCGTGGAGGGCGCCCGTCTCTCGGTCACCTCGGGAGACGCCCGCTTCGGCCTCTCCCTGCTGCCCCTGGACGACTACCCCGCCCCGCCCGCGCTGCCCGAGGTCCGCGGCCTGGTGGACGGGGACGCCTTCGCCTCGGCGGTCGGCCAGGTGGCCGTGGCGGCGGGCCGGGACGACTCGCTGCCGGTCCTCACCGGGATACGGCTCGCCCTGGACGGTACGACCATGACGCTCGCGGCCACCGACCGCTACCGCTACGCGGTCCGGACCCTGGAGTGGAGGCCGGAGGCGGACGGCGGCGAACCGGCCGACGTGGTCGTCCCGGCCAGGCGCCTCACCGAGATCGCCCGTTCCCTGACGGGCACCGGCCCGGCCCGGCTCGCCCTGGACAGCGGCTCGATCGGCTTCGAGAGCGACGGCCTGCGCACCACCACCCGCCTCCTGGACGGACGGCTCCCCCGCCACGACAAGCTCTTCACCCTCGGCGAGCACGCCCTGGCCGCCACCGACCGGGTGCCGCTGACGGAGGCCGTGAAGCGGGTGGCGGTCGTCGCCGAGGGCGACAGCCCGGTCCAGCTCACCTTCACCCCCCGCTCGATCCACCTCCGGGCGGGCTACGAGGACGACGTGGCCTCCCAGCACCTCCCGGCCACCCTCACGGGCCCGGAGACCCTCACGGTCGCCTTCAACCCCGGCTACCTCCTGGACGCCCTGACCACCCTGGACAGCCCGGAGGTCCACTTCCGTCTCCTCGGCCCGGGCCAGCGGGCCCTCCTGACCGACGGCCCGGAGCCGGCCCACCGCCACCTGCTGATGTCGGTGAAGCCACTGGTCTGA